GTCGTTGTACGACATCACGGTGTAGACACCCTGGTTGAGATCGAACAGACCGTAGGAACCGGTCGCGCCGGTTACGCCGAGCATGACGTCCGAGCCGCCGCCGGTATCGTGCGGGTGGGCAAGACCATGGGCATGACCGAATTCGTGGAGGATGACCGCAAAGGCAAAGCCGCCACGCTGCAGGCTTGCCTGACCTGGCAGGTTCCAGCCACCGCTGTCGACGTTGAACACGCCGATGCCCTGCTGGGTGCCGTAGGAGGGATCCTGCGGATAGAAATAGGCGCCATATTCATCGGAGGAGGTCGTCATCAGGCGGAAGGTCGCCTGGTTGACGTCAGTGGTGATCTCATAATTGACGCCGAGGATCTTCTCATACTCCTCCAGCGCCTGCATCACCTGCTGCTTTTCATAGTCGTTCCAGCCGAAGGTGACCATTGGCGACACGCCGTCGTCAGCCGTCTCGCCGAAATTCTGGCCGGCAGGAGCGAAATAGACGTAGGCGGTCGGCGTACCGTTGACGTCGGTGAACGGAACGTTGTCGGCATTGACCCAATCGATCGAGTCGAGCGGGTCCAGCGAGCTGAGATCAACCAGGCTGCTCTCGAGAATGTAGCCGCCGGTCTGTCCCGAATAGGCCGTGACATCGAGGTAGAAGGTCCCGCTCGACGTCGCCAGGAAGCTGAAGCCGGAGCTGATGTCGTTCGGGAAGTTGATGTCGTCGTTGGAGCCGACGATCGTGCCGGCCGCATTGCGCAGGCGCAGGATCGTGTCGAGCTCACCGGTCGGAACCGAAGCGAAGTCGGTCTCGTAATCCGCGCCGCCGGCAACCTGGAAGGTGTAGAGCTTGCCGGCTTCGAGGGTGACCGCATAGCGATCCACGTCCGTTCCGGTCTCGCGGAAGCCGAACACCGTGCCGAGATCGATCGCAACCGCAGTCGCATTGGTCGCGCCGACCGAGTCCGTTCCCTGCTGACGGACATCGATCGTGTAGGTGCCGGTTCCAGGGTCGCCCGGGTTGGCGAACGACTCGGCGACGATCGAGTAAGCGCCCGTCGTGGTGGCGGTGAAGGTGATGAAGGAATAGAGGCCGTTGCCGCCATCGTCGTCATAATCGACGAGGGTGTTGGTCGGGCTGCCGATCGTCAGGAACGTGTCGTTGAGCGCGTTGACGCCGGTTCCGCGCAGCGAGACGCTGTAGGTCTGCCCGGCGACGAGGTTGACGGTGTACCGATCGACGTCTCCCGTTGCGTCGATCACACCGCTGAGCGAGCCGCCGACCGAAATCACCGTTCCATTCGGCTCATCGGCGATTGAGGAGGGAACTGCGAGGTTCAACACATCCGAGATGGCGTGCGGGCTGTAGATTTCCTGACCAGACTTCTCGAGCAAGGAATTGCTGAGAAAGCGACCTTGTGCGTCGAAACGAATTAGCGGTGATGCCATGTGGCTAGGCCCCCATGTGAAGTTCGCCGGGAATCGAGCGAATGCGGGCAGCAGAACATAATTGGTTAACCTTTTCAATAGACTCAACTGATCCGATTTGGCACGATTGACAAATGATCGTGGATGTTCTCCTCTTGGCCGCGATGACCGCAGGCAGTCCTTTTCGCCCCTTGCCCGAACAGCCGGCAATCGACGCCAACGCGTCGGAGCGTTCCGTGGGGTCCGACCGGGGAGGCGCTCCGACGAAAGAGGGCATCGCCAAATTGCCGTTTGCCCAGGGCCATGTATTCGCGACCCTCGACGATTATCTTGCGCACCTTAAGCGTCAGAGCGCGATCGATCTGCCATGGTGGCGGGAGGTCAGTCCCGGCGTGTACGAGCACGTTCGCCGGATGCCTGAGGGTGAGCGCGAGACGGCGACGCGGGCCGAATTGCTGAAGCGCTTCGGGTTCTCCCGCTAAGGTGATGCTGGGTGCTGAAGGCCTCTTTGTTGCGGTCGGGCAACGGTGACGAGCCAAGTGCGCGGCGTG
The nucleotide sequence above comes from Sphingosinicella sp. BN140058. Encoded proteins:
- a CDS encoding pre-peptidase C-terminal domain-containing protein; protein product: MLEKSGQEIYSPHAISDVLNLAVPSSIADEPNGTVISVGGSLSGVIDATGDVDRYTVNLVAGQTYSVSLRGTGVNALNDTFLTIGSPTNTLVDYDDDGGNGLYSFITFTATTTGAYSIVAESFANPGDPGTGTYTIDVRQQGTDSVGATNATAVAIDLGTVFGFRETGTDVDRYAVTLEAGKLYTFQVAGGADYETDFASVPTGELDTILRLRNAAGTIVGSNDDINFPNDISSGFSFLATSSGTFYLDVTAYSGQTGGYILESSLVDLSSLDPLDSIDWVNADNVPFTDVNGTPTAYVYFAPAGQNFGETADDGVSPMVTFGWNDYEKQQVMQALEEYEKILGVNYEITTDVNQATFRLMTTSSDEYGAYFYPQDPSYGTQQGIGVFNVDSGGWNLPGQASLQRGGFAFAVILHEFGHAHGLAHPHDTGGGSDVMLGVTGATGSYGLFDLNQGVYTVMSYNDAWDKHPDGPSPFTLAGIGRGWSGSLSAFDIAKLQERYGVHEANTGNDVYVLQDANATGTFYQTIWDTAGTDSIEYSGNRNARIDLLAATLDYSPTGGGVVSFVDDIWGGYTIANGVVIENASAGGGADQLLGNSANNILNGNGGNDILVGRGGADTLNGGDGFDTVSYVGSSVGVTASLASLSGSTGDAAGDRFTGVEALSGSDFGDTLTGGSNNDTLSGLGGDDTLSGGNGLDTLLGGLGADSLTGGNGNDTLDGGEGNDTLSGGNDNDTLQGGAGNDTLDGGNGNDVLNGGAGDDTLKGGNGDDDFVFNTAGTDTISGYQAHETIDLSAFGINSSAVTITAGKIFVELGANDLTIFVQGANVTMADILFTA